A region of Acidobacteriota bacterium DNA encodes the following proteins:
- the mtnP gene encoding S-methyl-5'-thioadenosine phosphorylase — protein sequence MNGDDIRIGVVGGSGLYDMEGLQDLEERRLSTPFGEPSDAYLVGRLDDVPVAFLPRHGRGHRLLPTEVNYRANVFGFKLLGVEWLISVSAVGSMRQRYEPGQVVVPDQFFDRTRHRADTFFGEGLVAHVSLADPVSAALAEVLGDACEAVGGTVHRGGTYLCMEGPQFSTRAESLVYRGWNVDVIGMTNLQEARLAREAEISYATLAMVTDYDCWHESEEDVQVEAVMAVLKANAVLGQQTVRRAVGRLAAVDAPRPDCSDALRYALLTDPAAIPAATREKLGPLIEKYLDR from the coding sequence ATGAACGGCGACGACATTCGCATTGGGGTGGTCGGTGGCAGCGGTCTCTACGACATGGAGGGGCTTCAAGATCTCGAAGAGCGGCGCCTGTCGACTCCCTTCGGCGAGCCGTCGGACGCCTACTTGGTCGGCCGGCTGGACGATGTGCCGGTGGCGTTTCTGCCGCGCCACGGGCGCGGCCACCGGCTGCTGCCGACGGAGGTCAACTACCGGGCCAATGTCTTCGGATTCAAGCTGCTGGGGGTCGAGTGGCTGATTTCGGTGAGCGCCGTCGGCTCGATGCGACAGCGCTATGAACCCGGCCAGGTGGTGGTGCCGGATCAGTTCTTCGACCGCACCCGCCACCGGGCGGACACCTTCTTTGGCGAAGGTCTGGTGGCCCACGTTTCGCTGGCCGATCCGGTGAGCGCCGCCCTCGCCGAGGTGCTCGGCGACGCCTGCGAGGCGGTCGGCGGCACGGTGCACCGCGGCGGCACCTACTTGTGCATGGAAGGGCCACAGTTCTCGACCCGCGCCGAGTCGCTGGTCTACCGAGGCTGGAATGTGGACGTCATCGGCATGACCAACCTGCAGGAAGCGCGGCTGGCCCGGGAGGCGGAAATCTCCTACGCCACCCTCGCCATGGTGACGGACTACGACTGCTGGCACGAGAGCGAAGAGGACGTGCAGGTGGAGGCGGTGATGGCGGTGCTCAAGGCCAACGCCGTCCTCGGTCAGCAGACGGTGCGCCGGGCGGTCGGGCGTTTGGCGGCGGTGGACGCCCCGCGGCCGGACTGTTCCGACGCGTTGCGCTACGCTTTGCTGACGGATCCGGCGGCGATCCCGGCGGCCACCCGTGAGAAGCTAGGGCCTCTGATCGAGAAATACCTCGATCGCTAG
- the surE gene encoding 5'/3'-nucleotidase SurE: MKRVLVTNDDGVFSEGIRQLAKSLEGLAEVLVVAPDREQSATGHSLTLHRPLRLRKLEEGWYTVDGTPTDCVNLGVLHLFKDHRPDLIVSGINFGVNLGDDVTYSGTVSATFEGALLGIPSVAFSQTISEPFSFSHGAAFARRMVRQLLSQRLAKDLLLNVNFPSGPLRGVRMTRLGNRSYEETVVRETDPRGREHFWIAGTPVWEDEEGTDHAALVDGCVSITPLHLDLTDYGGIDRFAGLAAVLAETVAESASPAAADETSPPGTED; this comes from the coding sequence ATGAAGCGTGTACTCGTCACGAACGATGACGGGGTCTTCTCGGAAGGCATCCGTCAGCTCGCCAAGTCTCTGGAAGGACTGGCGGAGGTCCTGGTGGTGGCGCCGGACCGCGAGCAGAGCGCCACCGGCCACTCCCTCACTCTGCACCGCCCGCTGCGCCTGCGCAAGCTGGAGGAGGGTTGGTACACGGTGGACGGTACGCCCACGGACTGCGTCAACCTCGGGGTGCTCCACCTGTTCAAGGATCACCGGCCGGACCTGATCGTTTCGGGCATCAACTTCGGCGTCAATCTGGGCGACGATGTGACTTACTCGGGCACCGTCAGTGCCACCTTCGAGGGGGCTTTGCTGGGCATTCCGTCGGTGGCCTTCAGCCAGACCATCAGTGAGCCCTTCTCCTTCTCCCATGGCGCCGCCTTTGCCCGCAGGATGGTCCGCCAACTGCTGTCGCAACGGCTCGCCAAAGACCTGCTGCTCAACGTCAACTTTCCCTCCGGACCGCTGCGCGGCGTGCGCATGACCCGCCTCGGCAACCGCAGCTACGAGGAAACCGTCGTGCGCGAGACGGATCCGCGCGGCCGCGAGCATTTCTGGATTGCCGGCACTCCGGTGTGGGAGGACGAAGAGGGCACGGACCACGCGGCGCTGGTGGACGGCTGCGTTTCGATCACGCCTCTGCACCTGGACTTGACCGACTACGGCGGCATCGATCGCTTCGCCGGCCTGGCCGCCGTTTTGGCCGAGACGGTCGCCGAATCGGCTTCGCCGGCCGCCGCCGATGAAACGTCTCCCCCTGGGACTGAGGACTGA
- a CDS encoding protein-L-isoaspartate(D-aspartate) O-methyltransferase, which yields MPDYDYLRRRMVDKHLKRRGIEDPRVLDALGTIPRQDFVPGELAAQAYGDHALPIGADQTISQPWVVARMTEVLDLDAEHSVLEIGTGSGYQTAILSLLARRVYSLERVAELARRAIRRIRALGRINVKIQIFDGTVGWSEVAPFDRIMVTAGAPAVPKPLLDQLAPGGKLLIPEGGREGQRLTLYVKNAKGQVSRQTGDAVTFVPLVGRHGWPDGKNPRNT from the coding sequence ATGCCCGACTACGACTACCTTCGCCGGCGGATGGTGGACAAGCACCTGAAGCGGCGGGGCATCGAGGACCCGCGGGTGCTCGATGCCCTGGGCACCATTCCCCGGCAGGACTTCGTTCCGGGGGAATTGGCGGCACAGGCCTACGGCGATCACGCCCTACCGATCGGCGCTGACCAGACCATCTCGCAACCGTGGGTGGTCGCCCGCATGACCGAAGTGCTCGACCTCGACGCGGAACACTCGGTTTTGGAGATCGGCACCGGCTCCGGCTACCAGACGGCGATCCTGTCGCTCCTTGCGCGGCGGGTTTACAGCCTGGAGCGGGTGGCGGAGCTGGCCCGCCGGGCGATCCGCCGCATCCGCGCCCTCGGCCGGATCAACGTCAAGATCCAGATCTTCGACGGCACCGTCGGCTGGAGCGAGGTGGCGCCTTTCGACCGCATCATGGTCACCGCCGGCGCGCCGGCGGTGCCCAAGCCGCTTCTCGACCAGCTCGCGCCGGGAGGCAAGCTGTTGATTCCCGAGGGGGGGCGCGAAGGACAGCGGCTCACTCTCTATGTCAAAAACGCCAAGGGGCAAGTTTCCCGCCAGACCGGCGACGCGGTGACCTTTGTACCCCTCGTCGGCCGCCATGGCTGGCCTGACGGCAAGAACCCACGGAATACCTGA
- a CDS encoding YqaA family protein, with amino-acid sequence MDTLRSWIGGLKAMLMDLWHWMEGFADSPHGGSALFLFAFAESSFFPIPPDVLLIPLCLGDPSRAFWFAALCSAGSVLGGMAGYGIGRWGGRPLLLRMFKAERVRAVEAYFDRYNAWATGIAGLTPIPYKVFTLSGGAFAINFKVFVIASVLSRSLRFFSLATLIYFFGEPIRDFIDHYLDWLSLAFVVLLIVGFWFVSRRARAVARQGEAPPVSDPGETPTS; translated from the coding sequence ATGGACACCCTACGCTCCTGGATCGGTGGCCTGAAGGCCATGCTGATGGACCTGTGGCATTGGATGGAGGGCTTCGCGGATAGCCCTCACGGCGGCAGCGCGCTGTTTCTCTTCGCCTTCGCCGAGTCGAGCTTCTTCCCCATTCCGCCGGATGTTCTCCTCATCCCTCTGTGCCTGGGGGATCCGAGCCGCGCCTTCTGGTTCGCCGCTCTGTGCTCGGCCGGCTCCGTCCTTGGCGGCATGGCCGGCTACGGCATCGGGCGCTGGGGCGGCCGGCCGCTTCTGCTGCGCATGTTCAAGGCGGAGCGCGTCCGCGCCGTCGAGGCCTACTTCGACCGCTACAACGCCTGGGCGACCGGCATCGCCGGCCTGACTCCCATTCCCTACAAGGTGTTCACCCTCTCCGGCGGCGCCTTCGCCATCAACTTCAAGGTGTTCGTCATCGCCTCGGTGTTGTCTCGCAGCCTGCGGTTCTTCAGCCTCGCGACGCTGATCTATTTTTTCGGCGAGCCGATCCGCGACTTCATCGACCACTACCTGGACTGGCTGAGCCTGGCCTTCGTGGTGTTGCTGATCGTCGGCTTCTGGTTTGTCAGTCGCCGGGCCCGGGCGGTGGCGCGGCAGGGTGAGGCGCCGCCGGTTTCCGACCCGGGCGAGACGCCGACCTCATGA
- a CDS encoding acylphosphatase, with product MSDSSAREQRTVRWIIEGRVQRVAFRAFTQRTARELGVVGAVKNLPDGTVEALVRGTPEALATLRAQVDRGPRLARVDRVTESPAVLPEDHRTFEIVR from the coding sequence ATGAGCGATTCCTCGGCGCGGGAACAGCGAACCGTGCGCTGGATCATCGAGGGGCGGGTGCAGCGGGTGGCCTTTCGCGCCTTCACCCAGCGGACCGCCCGCGAACTCGGCGTGGTCGGGGCGGTCAAGAATCTGCCCGATGGCACCGTCGAGGCGTTGGTTCGAGGTACTCCCGAGGCCCTGGCGACGTTGCGCGCCCAGGTGGATCGGGGACCGCGTCTAGCGCGGGTCGATCGAGTGACCGAATCGCCGGCGGTGCTGCCGGAGGACCATCGGACCTTCGAAATCGTTCGGTAG